One part of the Eucalyptus grandis isolate ANBG69807.140 chromosome 10, ASM1654582v1, whole genome shotgun sequence genome encodes these proteins:
- the LOC108955625 gene encoding senescence-induced receptor-like serine/threonine-protein kinase yields MLNLGTSASDLSNNNDEYKIPGEVLWTAQSASNANTTLIFQFKPYNVTSKWIGYFHFAETQILPSGQQRELTVSTSDDQFTETVRLDYLKPVTVVSPSVSGSQINFSFEATKRQSGYPPPIINSLEIFHIKELLNVPTAQDDVKAFTNIKAEYIVNKDIWQGDPCVPSKFAWDGLNCSYIKPPRVIALDLSDNQLTGPIPETLANLPKLRILLNNNPYLCEASPCSKKEAKNSILVPVVASVSVVFVVICVLSIGFIRRKQTESSERTLGLKNRHFKYGEVSRITRNFGQVIGEGGFGKVYLGALDNGTVVAVKMLSESSKQGYKEFQAEARLLMIVHHRNLVSLFGYCNESRHMALIYEYMANGNLRQHLSEDHPKVLTWSKRVHIAVDAAQGLDYLHNGCKPPIIHRDLKTTNILLNEDFQAKIADFGLSRAFATENDIYVSTCPAGTPGYLDPEFQSSGNITKMSDVYSFGIVLFELITGRPAIMRSRDGSASMHILEWLIPIVESGDIHSIMDPKLQGEFDINSAWKLVEIAMSCTRPVAIQRPDINHVLAELKESLVSKSSGSFEMTSLEIHSDIVPMAR; encoded by the exons ATGCTCAACCTGGGAACGTCCGCTTCTGATTTATCCAACAACAACGATGAATATAAGATTCCAGGGGAAGTGCTCTGGACAGCTCAATCAGCGAGTAATGCCAACACTACCTTAATCTTTCAGTTTAAGCCGTACAACGTGACGTCTAAATGGATTGGGTACTTCCATTTCGCCGAAACCCAAATCTTGCCAAGTGGCCAGCAAAGAGAGCTCACGGTTTCCACCAGTGATGACCAATTCACAGAGACGGTGAGGCTCGATTACTTGAAGCCGGTAACCGTAGTTTCCCCTTCGGTCTCTGGGTCCCAGATCAACTTCTCATTCGAAGCAACGAAGAGGCAGTCTGGATATCCGCCACCAATCATCAATTCCTTGGAgatctttcatatcaaagaaCTTCTGAATGTACCAACAGCCCAAGATGATG TCAAAGCTTTCACCAACATCAAGGCAGAGTATATTGTGAATAAAGATATCTGGCAAGGTGATCCATGTGTACCAAGCAAATTTGCATGGGATGGTCTGAATTGTAGCTATATAAAGCCTCCCAGGGTTATTGCGTT AGATCTGTCCGACAATCAACTTACAGGACCCATACCAGAAACATTGGCAAATCTGCCAAAGTTGAGAATTCT TCTTAACAACAACCCCTATCTTTGCGAGGCAAGTCCTTGCTCAAAGAAGGAGGCTAAAAACTCCATCTTGGTCCCAGTTGTTGCATCGGTTTCAGTCGTATTCGTAGTTATCTGCGTGTTGAGTATTGGGTTCATTAGAAGGAAACAGACAG AATCTAGTGAGAGGACATTGGGATTAAAGAATCGACATTTTAAGTATGGAGAAGTTTCAAGAATCACTAGAAACTTTGGACAAGTGATTGGTGAAGGTGGATTTGGAAAGGTATATCTTGGTGCACTGGATAACGGCACTGTAGTTGCAGTGAAGATGCTCTCTGAATCATCAAAGCAAGGGTACAAGGAATTTCAAGCCGAG GCGCGACTCTTAATGATTGTTCACCACAGAAACTTGGTTTCTCTGTTTGGATATTGCAATGAGTCTAGGCACATGGCATTGATATATGAATACATGGCAAATGGAAATTTAAGGCAACATTTATCAG AGGACCATCCGAAGGTCTTGACATGGAGTAAAAGAGTACATATAGCTGTGGATGCAGCACAAG GTTTGGATTATTTGCATAATGGTTGCAAGCCACCCATCATCCATAGAGACTTGAAGACTACAAACATCTTGTTGaatgaagacttccaagccaaAATAGCTGATTTTGGCCTTTCAAGAGCTTTTGCAACTGAAAACGACATTTATGTGTCAACTTGCCCTGCAGGCACTCCCGGCTACCTTGATCCCGA GTTTCAATCTTCTGGAAACATAACCAAGATgagtgatgtttatagtttcggAATCGTACTCTTTGAGTTGATCACGGGCCGACCTGCAATAATGAGAAGCCGGGATGGCAGTGCCAGCATGCACATACTTGAATGGTTGATTCCTATTGTCGAAAGCGGTGATATACATAGCATTATGGATCCAAAGTTACAGGGAGAATTCGACATAAACTCGGCTTGGAAACTAGTGGAGATTGCTATGTCTTGTACACGACCAGTGGCAATTCAAAGGCCGGACATAAATCACGTATTGGCAGAGTTAAAGGAGTCTTTGGTGAGCAAATCAAGCGGTTCTTTTGAAATGACCTCCTTGGAGATCCATTCTGATATTGTCCCTATGGCAAGGTAG